In Nostoc sp. CENA543, a single genomic region encodes these proteins:
- a CDS encoding DMT family transporter encodes MQLKLSASKLPLSPLLLIAPFFLWGTAMVAMKGVIPHTTPLFMAGVRLLPAGVLILIAAAFMGKPQPTGWKAWLWISLFGLIDGTLFQGFLAEGLVRTSAGLGSVMIDSQPLAVALLSLWLFQERIGLWGWLGLALGVSGISLIGLPDEWIFGLLGTGADVPVGDWQNFFARGEWLMLLAALSMAVGTVLIRFVTRYADPVTATGWHMIVGGLPLWGASSVVESQQWQNLVNGDWWALGYATVFGSAIAYALFFYFAQSGSLTSLSSLTFLTPVFALLFGHLLLSEVLSPLQWVGVFLTLISIYLINQRDNLAGQSQNLTVEEIANIQPAQLTEASTKQLNPIVVSVRKSEPETLP; translated from the coding sequence AACGGCGATGGTAGCTATGAAAGGAGTCATACCCCACACAACACCATTGTTTATGGCAGGAGTGCGCTTGCTACCGGCAGGAGTATTAATTTTAATCGCCGCCGCATTCATGGGTAAGCCCCAGCCCACAGGTTGGAAAGCATGGCTGTGGATTAGTCTTTTCGGTTTAATTGATGGCACATTATTTCAGGGATTTTTAGCGGAAGGATTAGTCAGAACCAGTGCTGGTTTAGGTTCCGTGATGATTGATTCTCAACCTTTGGCCGTAGCCTTGCTGTCATTGTGGTTATTTCAAGAACGTATTGGTTTATGGGGATGGTTAGGGTTAGCTTTAGGAGTCAGTGGTATTAGTTTGATTGGCTTACCGGATGAGTGGATTTTCGGGTTATTGGGTACTGGTGCAGACGTTCCTGTTGGCGACTGGCAAAACTTTTTTGCGAGGGGCGAATGGTTGATGCTGTTAGCAGCTTTGTCGATGGCTGTGGGGACGGTATTAATTAGATTCGTGACTCGGTATGCCGACCCCGTAACTGCTACAGGCTGGCATATGATTGTAGGTGGTTTGCCATTGTGGGGTGCGTCATCAGTTGTAGAATCCCAACAGTGGCAAAATCTAGTCAATGGTGACTGGTGGGCTTTAGGTTATGCTACTGTATTCGGGAGTGCGATCGCCTACGCTCTATTTTTCTACTTTGCTCAAAGTGGCAGCCTCACTAGTCTAAGTTCTCTTACCTTTCTCACCCCAGTTTTTGCACTATTATTCGGTCATCTCTTACTCTCAGAAGTCCTCAGTCCATTGCAATGGGTAGGAGTATTTCTGACTTTAATCAGTATTTACCTCATCAATCAGCGTGATAATTTAGCAGGGCAAAGTCAAAATTTAACCGTGGAAGAAATAGCCAACATACAGCCGGCACAACTAACAGAAGCATCAACTAAGCAACTGAATCCCATAGTTGTGTCCGTCAGAAAATCTGAACCAGAAACCCTACCCTAA
- a CDS encoding peptidoglycan-binding protein, giving the protein MRLYRSSILIITYVSCLGFYLNRASAITPNLPPAVRYLAQVSTTRLTKQVILTPGSQGSNVRTLQTQLKELGYYDGLIDGKYGETTKRAVAKFQTTKGLKRVDGFADQTTQAALQVLVAAKTSQMVISPVSQTANSTITTNKKSQSNHQDLIWWLILGLGTLGSLGAILFLLRWYEQNKEEKLPQPQQTKALSPANEERIPLALPEAEKTLVTQENTAQTPNSATSSASVSTTVMPPVETTSRITKLNIVDELIKDLRSPDPSKRHKAIWDLGQQGDSRAIQPLVNLLIDADSQQRSLILAALSEINIRTLKPINRALAVSMQDESPKVRQNAIRDLTRVYDLMGQMSQMLTHALDDPDAEVQATARYALTQMNRMRNVPSQISPKDSQKDSVD; this is encoded by the coding sequence ATGAGGCTATACCGCTCCTCAATTTTAATCATCACCTATGTTTCTTGCCTGGGTTTTTACTTAAATCGCGCCAGCGCAATTACACCTAACTTACCACCCGCAGTCCGGTATCTGGCGCAAGTCAGTACCACCAGACTCACTAAGCAGGTGATTCTCACTCCAGGTAGTCAAGGGTCAAATGTACGAACACTGCAAACTCAATTAAAGGAGTTGGGGTACTATGATGGCCTAATTGACGGAAAATATGGTGAAACTACAAAACGTGCTGTAGCTAAATTTCAAACAACCAAGGGTTTAAAAAGAGTAGATGGTTTTGCCGACCAAACTACCCAAGCGGCTTTGCAGGTCTTGGTGGCGGCGAAAACTAGTCAAATGGTTATCTCTCCAGTAAGTCAAACCGCCAATTCGACCATAACGACTAACAAAAAATCCCAGTCCAACCATCAGGACTTGATTTGGTGGTTAATTTTGGGCTTAGGAACATTGGGAAGTCTTGGGGCTATTTTGTTCTTGTTGAGATGGTATGAGCAGAATAAAGAAGAAAAATTACCTCAACCTCAACAGACAAAGGCTCTAAGTCCAGCTAATGAAGAGAGAATCCCATTAGCCTTACCAGAAGCCGAAAAAACATTAGTTACTCAAGAAAATACGGCTCAAACTCCCAATTCAGCGACATCATCGGCATCAGTTTCGACAACAGTGATGCCCCCTGTAGAAACGACTTCCCGCATTACTAAACTCAATATTGTTGACGAATTAATTAAAGATTTACGCAGTCCCGATCCCAGTAAGCGACATAAAGCCATCTGGGATCTAGGTCAACAAGGGGACTCACGCGCCATTCAACCATTAGTCAACCTGTTAATTGATGCTGATTCCCAACAGCGCAGTTTAATTTTGGCTGCTTTGTCAGAAATTAATATTCGCACACTCAAACCTATTAATCGGGCTTTAGCTGTCTCGATGCAAGATGAAAGCCCGAAAGTCCGCCAAAATGCCATCCGTGACTTGACCCGTGTTTACGACTTAATGGGACAAATGAGTCAAATGCTAACTCACGCCCTAGATGATCCTGATGCTGAAGTTCAAGCCACAGCCAGGTATGCTCTCACGCAAATGAATAGAATGCGGAATGTCCCAAGTCAGATTTCACCCAAGGATAGTCAGAAGGATTCGGTAGATTAG
- the trxB gene encoding thioredoxin-disulfide reductase, whose protein sequence is MTNQTVENLVIIGSGPAGYTAAIYAGRANLKPVVFEGFQAGGLPGGQLMTTTEVENFPGFPQGITGPELMDRMKAQAERWGAELYTEDVISVDLSQRPFTIRSEEREVKAHTIIIATGATAKRLGLPSEHQFWSRGISACAICDGATPIFHGAELAVVGAGDSAAEESIYLTKYGSKVNLLVRSDKMRASKAMQDRVLSNPKIQVHWNTETVDIFGNGHMEGIVVRNNKTGEETKLSAKGLFYAIGHTPNTSLFKGQLELDEIGYIVTQHGSPETSVEGVFAAGDVQDHEYRQAITAAGSGCAAALLAERWLSSNGLIQEFHQQPTINNELETQPAAKKTEAEQAAEFNLTATRHEGSYALRKLFHESDRLLVVKYVAPGCGPCHTLKPILNKVVDEFDGKIHFVEIDIDKDRDIAENAGVTGTPTIQFFKNKELLKEVKGVKQKSEYRQLIESNI, encoded by the coding sequence ATGACTAATCAGACTGTAGAGAACTTAGTAATTATCGGTTCTGGGCCAGCAGGTTACACTGCGGCGATTTATGCTGGACGAGCTAACTTAAAACCTGTGGTATTTGAAGGTTTCCAAGCTGGGGGATTACCTGGTGGTCAGTTGATGACGACGACGGAAGTAGAGAATTTTCCTGGATTTCCTCAAGGAATTACAGGGCCAGAATTAATGGATAGGATGAAAGCGCAAGCGGAACGTTGGGGGGCTGAGTTATATACAGAAGATGTAATTTCAGTTGATTTGAGTCAACGTCCTTTTACTATCCGTTCCGAAGAAAGGGAAGTCAAGGCACACACTATTATTATTGCCACTGGTGCGACAGCCAAGCGTTTAGGCTTACCCAGCGAACATCAATTTTGGAGTCGGGGAATTTCAGCTTGTGCAATTTGTGATGGTGCAACCCCAATTTTCCACGGTGCAGAATTAGCGGTAGTGGGTGCTGGTGACTCGGCGGCGGAAGAGTCGATTTATCTTACCAAATACGGCTCAAAAGTGAATTTGTTAGTGCGTTCTGATAAAATGCGGGCTTCTAAAGCCATGCAAGACCGAGTATTGAGTAACCCTAAAATCCAAGTGCATTGGAACACCGAAACTGTGGATATATTCGGTAATGGTCACATGGAAGGGATAGTAGTCCGCAATAACAAAACCGGAGAAGAAACAAAGCTGTCAGCCAAGGGCTTATTTTACGCCATTGGACACACTCCCAACACATCTTTATTCAAGGGACAGCTAGAACTAGACGAAATAGGTTACATAGTTACTCAACACGGTTCACCAGAAACCAGTGTCGAGGGTGTATTTGCGGCGGGTGACGTACAAGACCATGAATATCGCCAAGCAATTACAGCTGCTGGTAGTGGATGTGCGGCGGCGTTGTTAGCAGAACGTTGGTTATCTAGCAATGGTTTAATTCAGGAATTCCATCAACAGCCAACAATTAATAATGAATTAGAAACCCAACCAGCTGCTAAGAAAACGGAAGCAGAACAAGCGGCGGAATTTAATTTGACTGCAACTCGCCATGAGGGTAGTTATGCCTTAAGGAAATTATTCCACGAAAGCGATCGCCTGTTGGTTGTCAAATACGTCGCCCCAGGTTGCGGCCCTTGCCATACCCTCAAGCCCATACTGAATAAAGTAGTGGATGAATTTGACGGTAAAATTCACTTTGTCGAAATTGACATCGACAAAGACCGCGACATCGCCGAAAACGCTGGCGTAACAGGAACCCCAACCATCCAATTTTTCAAGAATAAAGAACTACTCAAGGAAGTCAAAGGCGTGAAGCAAAAAAGCGAGTATCGCCAATTAATTGAAAGTAATATTTAG
- a CDS encoding type IV pilin-like G/H family protein, translating to MLKPELQAKFLQHLSNRKNREEEGFTLIELLVVVIIIGVLAAIALPSLLGQVNKAKQSEARNYVGTVNRSQQAYYLEYQKFATNLDELQVGIKTQSENYNYVIAGGGTNAAQFKGAAYKTALKSYYGLVGTTQGNSATSEALTLAIACETAGPGTSVTTVTTFSTGCETGFVSLAR from the coding sequence ATGCTCAAGCCAGAATTACAAGCAAAATTTTTACAACACCTCAGCAACCGTAAGAACAGAGAAGAAGAAGGTTTTACCTTAATTGAACTGCTAGTAGTAGTAATTATCATCGGTGTACTAGCTGCGATCGCGTTACCTTCGCTACTCGGACAGGTAAATAAAGCCAAACAATCCGAAGCGAGAAACTACGTAGGTACAGTTAACCGTTCTCAACAAGCTTATTACTTGGAATACCAAAAATTTGCTACTAACCTTGATGAATTACAAGTAGGTATCAAAACTCAATCTGAAAATTATAACTATGTTATTGCTGGTGGTGGAACTAACGCTGCTCAATTTAAAGGTGCAGCTTATAAAACTGCGCTTAAATCCTACTACGGATTAGTAGGTACAACCCAAGGAAATAGTGCCACTTCTGAAGCTCTAACATTAGCAATAGCTTGCGAAACAGCAGGACCTGGTACATCAGTAACTACTGTTACCACATTTAGTACAGGGTGTGAAACAGGCTTCGTATCTTTAGCTAGATAA
- a CDS encoding O-linked N-acetylglucosamine transferase, SPINDLY family protein: protein MTYSPTISKYEQLAEKYLLTKNYIQAANVYEEAIAIEPNIKSYYWHLGLILLLQGQEVEAQTTWFMAIMDGEAEQVDAWNTELVAILKTEAEHQEELEEYSIAEKIRQNIKEISPKDIHNLLHLVLLSIKLEIYAGSDLQELGLIDILQGKLALELNLKLLMQVVKATLDYAPAHPSTLNFLDACLPYCRNNTKDLLNIIMPSAIEIAYSKQLPGIAAKICETYLKLSPNNAEMIGQLSSFYQNSNQFTKGIETAKLYYLLVEEFADKVFANRQILRGLMSAGGYWEESCSVNKTQEALIASLIENQPMQLDNVRISRLFNANFFSPYIEDNPRKNRNIQNDLMRVCNANIANYAKEKVEKYFYGHLERRKQKQANTKIRIGYLSHCLKSHSVGWLARWLFEYHDRDKFEIYAYCINTNPYLDPLHEWYLSKVDKVYKSINSSDFSEQIYQDEIDILIDLDSITLDISCEVIGMKPAPIQVTWLGFDASGSPSIDYFIADSYVLPDSAQEYYTEKIWRLPQTYIAVDGFEVSVPTVTRQDLDIPHDAVVYLCGQRGFKRHPDITRLQLKIIKEVPNSYFLIKGISDEDSIKVFFDGLADEEGVDTSRLRFLPIVMSESIHRANLDIADIVLDTYPYNGATTTLETLWMCIPMVTKVGEQFAARNSYTMMMNAGVTEGIAWTDDEYVEWGVRLGKDEALRQQVAWKLRQSRKTSPLWNGKQFTREMEKAFTQMWEIYMSS, encoded by the coding sequence ATGACTTATTCACCAACTATTAGTAAATATGAGCAGCTTGCAGAAAAATATTTACTTACCAAGAATTACATCCAAGCAGCAAATGTATATGAAGAAGCAATTGCTATAGAACCTAATATTAAGTCCTACTATTGGCACTTGGGATTAATTTTGCTCTTGCAGGGACAAGAGGTAGAAGCTCAAACAACTTGGTTTATGGCAATAATGGATGGAGAAGCAGAACAAGTTGATGCTTGGAATACGGAATTAGTCGCGATTTTAAAAACGGAAGCTGAACACCAGGAAGAACTAGAAGAATATTCTATTGCTGAGAAAATTCGCCAGAATATAAAGGAAATTTCTCCTAAAGATATTCATAATCTATTACATCTTGTTTTGCTATCTATCAAATTAGAAATTTATGCAGGTAGCGATTTGCAAGAATTGGGATTAATCGATATTCTCCAGGGTAAATTGGCTTTAGAACTTAATTTAAAATTATTGATGCAAGTTGTAAAAGCTACGTTAGATTATGCTCCTGCACATCCCTCAACTCTAAATTTTCTCGATGCTTGTTTACCTTATTGTCGAAATAATACCAAAGATTTACTAAATATTATAATGCCATCGGCAATAGAAATCGCCTACTCCAAACAACTACCAGGAATAGCAGCTAAGATATGTGAAACTTATTTAAAATTAAGCCCTAATAATGCAGAGATGATAGGTCAATTATCTAGTTTTTATCAGAATTCAAATCAATTTACTAAAGGTATAGAAACAGCAAAACTATACTATCTTTTAGTAGAAGAGTTTGCGGACAAAGTTTTTGCAAATCGCCAAATACTTCGCGGATTAATGAGCGCAGGAGGCTATTGGGAAGAATCTTGCTCCGTAAATAAAACACAAGAGGCATTAATAGCGTCTCTAATAGAAAATCAACCTATGCAACTTGATAATGTCAGAATATCACGATTGTTCAATGCTAATTTTTTTAGTCCATATATTGAAGATAATCCTAGAAAAAATAGAAATATTCAAAATGATTTAATGCGGGTTTGCAATGCCAATATAGCCAATTATGCAAAAGAGAAAGTAGAAAAATACTTTTATGGTCATTTAGAAAGAAGAAAACAAAAACAGGCGAACACAAAAATTAGAATTGGCTATCTATCACATTGTCTTAAAAGTCACTCTGTAGGCTGGCTAGCACGGTGGCTATTTGAGTATCATGACAGAGATAAATTTGAAATATATGCTTATTGTATTAATACTAATCCATATCTTGATCCTTTACATGAATGGTATCTAAGTAAAGTAGACAAAGTATATAAATCAATAAATAGTAGTGATTTTTCTGAACAAATTTATCAAGATGAAATTGATATTTTAATCGATTTAGATAGTATTACTCTTGATATCAGCTGTGAAGTTATAGGTATGAAACCTGCACCAATTCAAGTTACTTGGTTGGGTTTTGATGCTTCTGGTAGCCCATCGATAGATTATTTTATTGCAGACTCCTACGTCTTACCAGATTCAGCACAAGAATATTACACAGAAAAAATTTGGCGTTTACCTCAAACTTATATAGCTGTAGATGGGTTTGAAGTAAGTGTACCTACAGTAACTCGTCAGGACTTAGATATTCCTCATGATGCAGTTGTTTATCTATGTGGCCAAAGAGGCTTTAAGCGACATCCAGACATAACAAGACTGCAATTAAAAATTATTAAAGAAGTTCCCAATAGCTACTTCTTGATTAAAGGTATCTCTGATGAAGATTCTATTAAAGTATTCTTTGATGGGTTAGCAGATGAAGAAGGTGTAGATACCTCTAGGTTACGCTTTCTTCCTATTGTTATGTCCGAATCAATTCATCGTGCTAATTTAGATATCGCCGATATAGTTTTAGATACCTATCCCTACAATGGAGCTACAACCACTTTAGAAACTTTGTGGATGTGTATTCCTATGGTGACAAAAGTCGGTGAGCAATTTGCAGCGCGCAACAGCTACACCATGATGATGAATGCTGGTGTTACAGAAGGAATAGCTTGGACTGATGACGAATATGTAGAGTGGGGTGTGCGTTTAGGTAAAGATGAAGCCTTAAGACAACAAGTGGCTTGGAAGTTAAGACAGTCGAGAAAAACATCACCTCTATGGAATGGTAAGCAGTTTACCCGCGAAATGGAGAAAGCCTTTACCCAAATGTGGGAAATATATATGAGTTCATAG
- a CDS encoding O-linked N-acetylglucosamine transferase, SPINDLY family protein, translating into MRRNGYTQAAIDCAEKACQYLPDDYTFQLLKYLTVPTIYNNPEEILSYRQRYAQGLQKLVEQTHLQSVAEKESALAGISRLTNFYLSYQAQNDVDLQCLYGKLVYEIMSANFPQWIVPLSTPQLETNQKIRVGYVSHYLHSYSGTLWLTGWLKYCNHNNFEIYCYYTGNEPDTVTDKFREYSDFFHHIPHDLSSACEQIIADKLHILVYPEIGMNPQNLLMGSLRLAPVQCVAWGHPVTTGLPTIHYFLSSQLMEAENAQEHYSEKLILLPNIGVSYPKPYIPPVVKSRADFGLSDDDILYLCCQAPFKYLPQYDFIFAEIASRVPQAKFIFLRGTLLQERLQRAFAALELDFTDYCVFLNIPERLDYLMINLLSDIYLDTFTWSGGNTTLEAIACNLPVVTCPGAFMRGRHSDSFLKMLGVIDTIADNEQEYIDIAVKLAQDSDWRHEISECMSQRHDQLFDDQVCVAGLEAFYKQVVKLT; encoded by the coding sequence TTGCGACGCAATGGCTACACTCAAGCAGCAATTGATTGTGCAGAGAAAGCCTGCCAATATTTACCTGATGACTATACTTTTCAACTGCTAAAGTATTTAACAGTTCCGACCATTTACAACAATCCCGAAGAAATATTATCTTATCGTCAACGCTATGCTCAGGGACTACAGAAGTTAGTTGAGCAAACCCACCTACAAAGTGTTGCAGAAAAAGAAAGTGCTTTAGCAGGTATTAGTAGGCTAACGAATTTCTATCTGTCTTATCAAGCTCAAAATGATGTAGATTTACAATGCCTATATGGAAAGTTAGTTTATGAAATTATGTCAGCAAACTTTCCTCAATGGATAGTACCTTTATCTACGCCCCAACTCGAAACCAACCAAAAAATTCGAGTTGGTTATGTTTCTCATTATCTGCATTCTTACAGTGGCACACTTTGGTTAACTGGTTGGTTAAAATACTGCAACCATAACAACTTTGAAATTTACTGTTATTACACAGGTAATGAACCAGATACAGTAACTGATAAATTTAGAGAATACAGTGACTTTTTCCACCATATTCCTCATGATTTATCTAGTGCCTGTGAACAAATAATTGCCGATAAACTGCATATTTTAGTTTATCCAGAAATTGGGATGAATCCTCAAAATCTGCTCATGGGTTCTTTGCGACTTGCACCTGTACAGTGTGTAGCATGGGGACATCCAGTAACTACTGGTTTACCGACAATTCATTACTTCTTATCTAGCCAATTAATGGAAGCAGAAAATGCTCAAGAACACTATTCAGAAAAATTAATTCTTTTACCTAATATTGGCGTTTCATATCCTAAACCATATATTCCACCTGTTGTCAAAAGTCGTGCTGACTTTGGCTTGTCAGATGATGATATTCTCTATTTATGCTGCCAAGCACCGTTTAAATATTTGCCACAATATGATTTTATTTTTGCAGAAATAGCGTCTCGTGTACCACAAGCGAAATTTATATTTTTGCGTGGTACTTTATTGCAAGAACGTCTACAACGAGCTTTTGCAGCTTTAGAGCTAGATTTTACAGATTACTGTGTATTTTTAAATATTCCCGAAAGACTGGATTATCTGATGATTAACCTGCTATCAGATATTTACTTAGATACATTTACCTGGTCTGGTGGTAATACTACCTTAGAAGCGATCGCTTGTAATCTTCCTGTGGTTACTTGTCCTGGTGCATTTATGCGGGGTCGTCACTCTGATAGTTTTCTGAAAATGCTAGGGGTGATAGATACTATTGCTGATAATGAACAGGAATATATTGATATTGCCGTCAAATTAGCACAGGATTCAGATTGGCGACATGAGATTTCAGAATGTATGAGTCAACGTCATGATCAATTATTTGATGATCAGGTTTGTGTCGCAGGTTTGGAAGCATTCTATAAACAAGTCGTGAAATTAACGTGA
- a CDS encoding methyltransferase domain-containing protein — MLTKCKVCGSESKFFAEAILLGKHQVNYFQCSHCGFVQTEEPYWLVEAYSDAIAKTDVGLVFRNQHLSQKASQIIFHLFAHDAKFLDYGGGYGLFVRQMRDYGFDFYWFDKFCHNLFAQDFEIDKDENINYELVTAFEVFEHFVNPIQEIENILQFSRNILFSTEILPENNPKPDEWWYYATHEGQHISLYTFASLSEIADKYNLNFYSNGRSLHLLTEKKLPPDIFHNICNSQPQNLNKESLLASDYSKAVSKLINPQYHNSVELTKTTTDLATKNLNILIDGVFFQLYKTGIARVWKSLLEEWASNGFAKHIILLDRVGTAPKIPGIRYINIPSYDYHEMDADREMLQQVCDQEGADLFISSYYTTPVTTSSVFMAYDMIPEVMGWDMKNLMWQAKHQAIKQALAYVAISENTAHDLAKFFPHISQDSVSVAYCGVKNPLLPASSSKVSSFKIKYGITKPYFLLVGTGNGYKNGILFFQAFSQLVSNFGFDIVCTGIGTALASEFRAYTSGSIVHTLQLSDEELAIAYSGAIALVYPSKYEGFGMPVLEAMACGCPVITCPNSSIPEVAEKAAIYINDNDVNGLINALCEVQKPGVRQSLITAGLAQAKKFSWSKMADIVSHTLINTTLQPLNLRGINLIIFPDWSESEDLVCLELAQVIKTLAIHPDSSKTTLLIDATNISTEDAELLLSSVTMNLLMEEDVDISDGLAISLLENLANIQWQVLIPQIHGRIILEYENKEALVKAKAENISAYELTSFSQIQEEEFFFT; from the coding sequence ATGTTAACTAAATGTAAGGTTTGTGGCTCTGAATCTAAGTTCTTTGCTGAAGCAATTTTATTAGGTAAACATCAGGTTAATTATTTTCAATGCTCCCATTGTGGTTTTGTGCAAACAGAAGAACCTTATTGGTTAGTAGAAGCCTACTCTGATGCTATAGCTAAAACAGATGTTGGTTTAGTATTCCGTAATCAGCATCTTTCCCAAAAAGCATCTCAAATAATTTTTCATCTTTTTGCTCATGATGCAAAGTTTTTGGATTACGGCGGTGGTTATGGTCTATTTGTGAGACAAATGAGAGACTATGGCTTTGATTTTTATTGGTTCGATAAATTCTGTCATAATTTATTTGCCCAAGATTTTGAAATTGATAAAGATGAAAATATTAATTATGAATTAGTTACTGCGTTTGAAGTGTTTGAACATTTTGTAAATCCTATTCAAGAGATAGAGAATATTCTTCAATTTTCCAGAAATATTTTATTTAGTACAGAAATTTTACCAGAAAATAATCCTAAGCCTGATGAATGGTGGTATTATGCAACCCATGAGGGTCAACATATATCACTGTATACATTTGCATCTTTATCAGAAATTGCAGATAAATATAATTTAAACTTTTACTCTAACGGTAGGTCTTTACATTTACTAACAGAAAAAAAACTACCCCCTGACATTTTCCATAACATATGTAATAGTCAGCCTCAGAACTTAAATAAAGAATCTCTACTGGCAAGTGACTATTCAAAAGCTGTTAGCAAATTAATTAATCCTCAATATCATAATTCTGTAGAATTAACAAAAACGACTACTGATTTGGCTACTAAAAATCTAAATATATTAATAGACGGTGTATTTTTCCAACTATATAAAACTGGTATTGCGCGCGTTTGGAAATCTTTATTAGAAGAATGGGCAAGTAACGGGTTCGCCAAGCATATTATTTTACTTGATCGTGTAGGTACAGCACCTAAAATCCCTGGTATTCGATACATTAATATTCCCAGTTACGATTACCATGAGATGGATGCAGACAGAGAAATGCTACAGCAAGTATGTGATCAAGAAGGAGCAGACTTATTTATCTCTTCTTACTATACTACGCCCGTGACAACATCTTCTGTGTTTATGGCTTACGACATGATACCAGAAGTTATGGGATGGGATATGAAGAATCTCATGTGGCAAGCAAAGCATCAAGCTATTAAACAAGCACTAGCTTATGTAGCAATTTCTGAGAATACTGCCCACGATTTAGCAAAATTCTTTCCTCATATTTCTCAAGATTCTGTAAGCGTAGCTTATTGTGGAGTTAAGAATCCACTATTACCAGCATCATCTTCAAAAGTAAGCAGTTTCAAAATTAAATATGGTATTACGAAACCTTATTTCCTCTTAGTTGGAACAGGTAATGGTTATAAAAATGGTATTTTGTTCTTCCAGGCATTTTCTCAACTAGTAAGTAATTTTGGATTCGATATAGTTTGTACTGGAATTGGAACTGCATTAGCCTCTGAATTTAGAGCCTATACATCAGGCAGTATTGTTCATACTTTACAACTGAGTGATGAAGAGTTAGCTATAGCTTACTCTGGTGCTATAGCTTTAGTTTATCCTTCTAAATATGAAGGTTTTGGAATGCCTGTACTTGAAGCGATGGCTTGTGGTTGTCCTGTTATTACTTGTCCTAACTCTTCCATTCCAGAGGTAGCAGAAAAAGCAGCAATATATATTAATGACAATGATGTCAATGGATTGATAAATGCACTATGCGAAGTTCAAAAACCTGGGGTTCGTCAATCATTAATTACTGCTGGTTTAGCACAGGCGAAAAAGTTTTCTTGGTCGAAAATGGCAGATATTGTTAGTCATACTTTGATTAATACTACTCTTCAGCCATTAAATTTAAGAGGAATTAATTTAATTATATTTCCAGATTGGTCAGAATCAGAAGATTTAGTCTGTTTAGAATTAGCTCAAGTAATCAAGACACTAGCAATTCACCCTGATAGTAGCAAGACTACTTTATTAATTGATGCTACTAATATATCAACTGAAGATGCAGAGTTATTGTTATCTAGTGTAACTATGAATCTGCTCATGGAAGAAGATGTAGATATTTCTGATGGATTAGCAATTTCCTTATTAGAAAATTTAGCCAATATCCAATGGCAAGTTTTAATACCTCAAATTCATGGCAGAATTATTTTAGAATATGAAAACAAAGAAGCACTAGTAAAAGCCAAAGCGGAAAATATCTCTGCCTATGAACTAACAAGTTTTAGCCAAATACAAGAAGAAGAGTTTTTTTTTACCTGA
- a CDS encoding DUF4327 family protein produces MTQQVIHPMVKLQRNVQSLVESNIIKPNDSIWKIALLYGNDWQHWKQELLDFGFTMQDPIGDLLAVEAWDEE; encoded by the coding sequence ATGACTCAGCAAGTAATTCACCCAATGGTGAAATTGCAGCGTAACGTGCAATCACTCGTTGAATCCAATATTATCAAGCCAAACGATAGCATTTGGAAAATTGCGCTGCTTTATGGAAACGATTGGCAGCATTGGAAACAGGAACTCTTAGACTTTGGTTTCACTATGCAAGATCCAATAGGGGATTTGCTAGCAGTGGAAGCATGGGATGAAGAATAG
- a CDS encoding four helix bundle protein — translation MGDRGFESLGFYQDSIKLLKAAYRLADRLPDFERYNLSDQLRRAAASILLNIAEGYGRYHYLDRLRFMYIARGSLAETKSAFVIAESLGYCTQEQLNWVTEIKDQIEKGLNGYCRFVRSQKQGKEEYGNKLGDW, via the coding sequence ATGGGAGATAGGGGTTTTGAGTCTTTGGGCTTCTATCAAGATAGTATTAAGTTATTAAAGGCTGCTTATCGACTGGCAGATAGGTTGCCAGATTTTGAGCGTTACAATCTGAGCGATCAATTACGCAGAGCAGCAGCTAGCATTTTGCTCAATATAGCTGAGGGCTATGGACGCTATCATTACTTGGATAGATTGCGTTTCATGTACATTGCTCGTGGTTCATTAGCCGAAACCAAAAGTGCCTTTGTTATTGCTGAGAGTTTAGGTTACTGCACTCAAGAACAATTAAACTGGGTAACAGAGATTAAAGACCAAATTGAAAAAGGTCTCAACGGTTACTGTCGTTTCGTTCGCTCCCAAAAACAAGGCAAAGAAGAGTACGGCAATAAATTGGGGGATTGGTGA